One part of the Anopheles coustani chromosome 2, idAnoCousDA_361_x.2, whole genome shotgun sequence genome encodes these proteins:
- the LOC131265966 gene encoding 85/88 kDa calcium-independent phospholipase A2 isoform X2, translated as MEMAWLGIGALASGLALQRFLGGDAPPNKVQEVKNESYVNLPVLQRNETMRLFAPNPNAADKKPVYEIILERPHSETLNTSYSLYRAPTQAAAEEKFEAFHQRLPELVKIVREMYNINGLQKLCDTLIENPSWSLAHVVAFYNLTDYISNPSIIDFLDYAEYSDMLTPLQVAVKANNIEFAKALVVSNYCNLDHLDKNSNSVFHYAASTTKEMINLLTAKSISNLNHCNTDGYTPLHLACLADKPDCVKALLLAGADTNKMARSAGNAYNKAIPTSNVADFLVSNPNKLFTQDMKHGGTPLHWSSSREVLNSLIERGCDVNLVNFNGQTPLHVMVARDRLECVVALLAHEAEIDVVDNSGNTPLHIAVEKKLIPIVQCLVVFGADLNKPNKDGKTPRHMVGKDDNGSKEAMILYILHSVGAKRCPEKGSGSGRCPPGCAANGSYNGIPPAQPETSEQREHIQQVLACTSNSKSHRNSVPSLISNTIRASIPEERERSQPKTVDVSQERKGASMMDALLSMFTNKVEAVSKPTSPSASYSSLKGGVANLLGDFDIGDEPMLTDDASASSVAGEPAKTPDGAESSKHHHQQQRSSSDAGSIGAGQHTYAGRGRLLCLDGGGIRGLVLAQMLLEIENLSGTPIVHLFDWVAGTSTGGILALALGVGKTMKQCMCLYLRMKDQAFVGMRPYPSDLLESVLKDQLGEFTVMTDIKHPRLMVTGVMADRKPVDLHLFRNYECASDIMGIVTPSSNRREPPPPPCEQLVWRAARATGAAPSYFRAYGRFLDGGLIANNPTLDAMTEIHELNAALHYTGRSAEVVPVSVVVSLGTGLAPVVDLKEIDVFRPGGIWDTAKLAYGISTITTLLVDQATASDGRVIDRARAWCSMIGVPYFRFNPQLSVDIAMDEKIDEPLINMLWEVKAYMHSNRKQVIELINLLK; from the exons ATGGAAATGGCTTGGCTTGGTATCGGTGCGCTGGCATCTGGTTTAG CGCTCCAGCGGTTCCTGGGAGGTGATGCGCCGCCGAACAAAGTACAGGAGGTGAAAAATGAGTCCTACGTCAACCTGCCGGTACTGCAGCGGAACGAAACGATGCGCCTGTTCGCGCCGAATCCGAATGCAGCCGATAAGAAGCCGGTGTATGAAATCATCCTCGAGCGACCGCACTCGGAAACGTTGAACACGTCCTACAG CTTGTATCGCGCACCGACGCAGGCGGCAGCGGAAGAAAAGTTCGAAGCATTCCACCAGCGTCTGCCGGAGTTGGTGAAAATCGTTCGAGAG ATGTACAACATTAATGGCTTGCAGAAGCTGTGCGATACGCTGATCGAAAATCCTTCCTGGTCGCTGGCGCACGTGGTGGCTTTTTACAATCTTACCGACTACATTTCGAATCCTAGTATAATTGATTTTCTCGACTATGCAGAATACTCCGACATGTTGACGCCACTGCAG GTGGCGGTGAAGGcgaataatattgaattcgCTAAAGCGTTGGTGGTATCCAACTACTGCAACCTGGATCACTTGGATAAGAATAGCAACTCCGTGTTCCACTATGCGGCTAGCACAACCAAAGAAATGATCAAT CTTCTGACCGCCAAAAGTATCTCCAACTTAAACCATTGCAACACCGATGGCTACACGCCACTTCATCTGGCCTGTTTGGCCGATAAACCGGACTGCGTGAAGGCGTTGCTGCTGGCCGGGGCAGACACTAACAAAATGGCCCGTAGCGCCGGTAACGCCTACAACAAAGCGATACCAACAA GTAATGTGGCCGACTTTCTCGTTAGCAATCCGAACAAATTGTTCACACAGGACATGAAGCACGGTGGCACACCGTTGCACTGGAGCTCCAGTCGGGAGGTACTGAATTCTTTGATCGAGCGTGGATGCGACGTGAATTTGGTGAATTTTAATGGCCAAACACCACTTCATGTGATG GTGGCCAGAGACCGTTTGGAATGCGTTGTTGCACTGCTCGCTCACGAGGCGGAGATAGACGTGGTGGACAATTCCGGCAACACTCCGCTGCACATCGCCGTCGAGAAGAAACTCATCCCGATTGTGCAGTGTCTGGTGGTGTTCGGAGCGGACCTCAACAAGCCGAACAAGGACGGGAAAACGCCCCGCCACATGGTCGGCAAGGACGACAACGGATCGAAGGAGGCGATGATACTGTACATTCTGCACTCGGTCGGTGCGAAACGATGTCCGGAAAAGGGCAGTGGTAGCGGCAGGTGTCCACCAGGTTGCGCGGCCAACGGCTCGTATAACGGTATACCGCCGGCCCAGCCGGAAACGAGTGAACAGCGCGAACACATCCAGCAGGTACTGGCATGCACGAGCAACAGCAAGTCGCACCGTAACAGCGTGCCCAGCCTGATCTCGAACACGATCCGAGCTTCCATCCCAGAGGAGCGAGAGCGTAGCCAGCCGAAAACGGTCGACGTCAGCCAGGAGCGGAAGGGGGCGAGCATGATGGATGCGCTGCTGTCAATGTTCACGAACAAAGTGGAAGCTGTCTCGAAGCCGACATCACCTAGTGCATCGTACTCATCGCTGAAAGGTGGCGTGGCGAACTTGCTGGGCGACTTCGATATCGGTGACGAGCCGATGCTGACGGACGATGCAAGCGCTTCCAGTGTTGCTGGCGAACCGGCTAAAACGCCAGACGGCGCTGAATCGAGCAAACACCACCATCAACAGCAACGCTCGTCGAGCGATGCCGGTTCGATTGGTGCAGGACAGCACACTTACGCCGGCCGGGGACGACTTCTGTGCCTCGACGGTGGAGGCATTCGTGGGCTCGTGCTGGCACAGATGCTGCTCGAGATAGAGAACCTCTCCGGGACGCCCATCGTGCATCTGTTCGATTGGGTCGCAGGCACCAGCACCGGCGGCATACTGGCACTCGCGTTGGGTGTCGGCAAAACGATGAAACAGTGCATGTGCTTGTACTTACGCATGAAGGACCAGGCGTTCGTCGGCATGCGGCCGTACCCGAGCGATCTGCTCGAGTCGGTGCTGAAGGATCAGCTAGGCGAGTTTACCGTGATGACGGACATCAAGCACCCGCGGCTGATGGTAACGGGTGTGATGGCCGATCGGAAACCGGTCGATTTGCATCTCTTCCGCAACTATGAGTGTGCGAGCGACATCATGGGCATCGTGACACCCTCGAGTAATCGGCGGgagccgccaccaccaccctgcGAACAGCTTGTGTGGCGGGCGGCACGGGCTACCGGTGCCGCTCCTTCCTATTTCCGCGCCTACGGACGCTTCCTGGACGGTGGGCTAATCGCCAACAATCCCACCCTGGACGCCATGACGGAAATTCATGAGCTGAATGCCGCCCTTCACTATACTGGCCGATCGGCCGAGGTAGTTCCG GTATCGGTGGTAGTTTCGCTCGGTACCGGTCTAGCCCCGGTGGTGGATTTGAAGGAAATCGATGTGTTCCGTCCTGGTGGTATATGGGACACGGCCAAACTGGCCTATGGTATTTCTACCATCA CTACACTGCTTGTCGACCAGGCAACGGCATCCGATGGACGCGTGATCGATCGTGCCCGGGCGTGGTGCAGCATGATTGGCGTACCGTATTTCCGGTTCAATCCACAGCTATCGGTAGATATTGCGATGGACGAGAAGATCGACGAGCCGCTGATCAACATGCTCTGGGAGGTGAAAGCGTACATGCACAGCAATCGAAAGCAGGTCATCGAGTTGATCAATCTGCTCAAATAG
- the LOC131265966 gene encoding 85/88 kDa calcium-independent phospholipase A2 isoform X1 yields MEMAWLGIGALASGLALQRFLGGDAPPNKVQEVKNESYVNLPVLQRNETMRLFAPNPNAADKKPVYEIILERPHSETLNTSYSLYRAPTQAAAEEKFEAFHQRLPELVKIVREMYNINGLQKLCDTLIENPSWSLAHVVAFYNLTDYISNPSIIDFLDYAEYSDMLTPLQVAVKANNIEFAKALVVSNYCNLDHLDKNSNSVFHYAASTTKEMINLLTAKSISNLNHCNTDGYTPLHLACLADKPDCVKALLLAGADTNKMARSAGNAYNKAIPTKPSSTGNVADFLVSNPNKLFTQDMKHGGTPLHWSSSREVLNSLIERGCDVNLVNFNGQTPLHVMVARDRLECVVALLAHEAEIDVVDNSGNTPLHIAVEKKLIPIVQCLVVFGADLNKPNKDGKTPRHMVGKDDNGSKEAMILYILHSVGAKRCPEKGSGSGRCPPGCAANGSYNGIPPAQPETSEQREHIQQVLACTSNSKSHRNSVPSLISNTIRASIPEERERSQPKTVDVSQERKGASMMDALLSMFTNKVEAVSKPTSPSASYSSLKGGVANLLGDFDIGDEPMLTDDASASSVAGEPAKTPDGAESSKHHHQQQRSSSDAGSIGAGQHTYAGRGRLLCLDGGGIRGLVLAQMLLEIENLSGTPIVHLFDWVAGTSTGGILALALGVGKTMKQCMCLYLRMKDQAFVGMRPYPSDLLESVLKDQLGEFTVMTDIKHPRLMVTGVMADRKPVDLHLFRNYECASDIMGIVTPSSNRREPPPPPCEQLVWRAARATGAAPSYFRAYGRFLDGGLIANNPTLDAMTEIHELNAALHYTGRSAEVVPVSVVVSLGTGLAPVVDLKEIDVFRPGGIWDTAKLAYGISTITTLLVDQATASDGRVIDRARAWCSMIGVPYFRFNPQLSVDIAMDEKIDEPLINMLWEVKAYMHSNRKQVIELINLLK; encoded by the exons ATGGAAATGGCTTGGCTTGGTATCGGTGCGCTGGCATCTGGTTTAG CGCTCCAGCGGTTCCTGGGAGGTGATGCGCCGCCGAACAAAGTACAGGAGGTGAAAAATGAGTCCTACGTCAACCTGCCGGTACTGCAGCGGAACGAAACGATGCGCCTGTTCGCGCCGAATCCGAATGCAGCCGATAAGAAGCCGGTGTATGAAATCATCCTCGAGCGACCGCACTCGGAAACGTTGAACACGTCCTACAG CTTGTATCGCGCACCGACGCAGGCGGCAGCGGAAGAAAAGTTCGAAGCATTCCACCAGCGTCTGCCGGAGTTGGTGAAAATCGTTCGAGAG ATGTACAACATTAATGGCTTGCAGAAGCTGTGCGATACGCTGATCGAAAATCCTTCCTGGTCGCTGGCGCACGTGGTGGCTTTTTACAATCTTACCGACTACATTTCGAATCCTAGTATAATTGATTTTCTCGACTATGCAGAATACTCCGACATGTTGACGCCACTGCAG GTGGCGGTGAAGGcgaataatattgaattcgCTAAAGCGTTGGTGGTATCCAACTACTGCAACCTGGATCACTTGGATAAGAATAGCAACTCCGTGTTCCACTATGCGGCTAGCACAACCAAAGAAATGATCAAT CTTCTGACCGCCAAAAGTATCTCCAACTTAAACCATTGCAACACCGATGGCTACACGCCACTTCATCTGGCCTGTTTGGCCGATAAACCGGACTGCGTGAAGGCGTTGCTGCTGGCCGGGGCAGACACTAACAAAATGGCCCGTAGCGCCGGTAACGCCTACAACAAAGCGATACCAACAA AACCTTCTTCTACAGGTAATGTGGCCGACTTTCTCGTTAGCAATCCGAACAAATTGTTCACACAGGACATGAAGCACGGTGGCACACCGTTGCACTGGAGCTCCAGTCGGGAGGTACTGAATTCTTTGATCGAGCGTGGATGCGACGTGAATTTGGTGAATTTTAATGGCCAAACACCACTTCATGTGATG GTGGCCAGAGACCGTTTGGAATGCGTTGTTGCACTGCTCGCTCACGAGGCGGAGATAGACGTGGTGGACAATTCCGGCAACACTCCGCTGCACATCGCCGTCGAGAAGAAACTCATCCCGATTGTGCAGTGTCTGGTGGTGTTCGGAGCGGACCTCAACAAGCCGAACAAGGACGGGAAAACGCCCCGCCACATGGTCGGCAAGGACGACAACGGATCGAAGGAGGCGATGATACTGTACATTCTGCACTCGGTCGGTGCGAAACGATGTCCGGAAAAGGGCAGTGGTAGCGGCAGGTGTCCACCAGGTTGCGCGGCCAACGGCTCGTATAACGGTATACCGCCGGCCCAGCCGGAAACGAGTGAACAGCGCGAACACATCCAGCAGGTACTGGCATGCACGAGCAACAGCAAGTCGCACCGTAACAGCGTGCCCAGCCTGATCTCGAACACGATCCGAGCTTCCATCCCAGAGGAGCGAGAGCGTAGCCAGCCGAAAACGGTCGACGTCAGCCAGGAGCGGAAGGGGGCGAGCATGATGGATGCGCTGCTGTCAATGTTCACGAACAAAGTGGAAGCTGTCTCGAAGCCGACATCACCTAGTGCATCGTACTCATCGCTGAAAGGTGGCGTGGCGAACTTGCTGGGCGACTTCGATATCGGTGACGAGCCGATGCTGACGGACGATGCAAGCGCTTCCAGTGTTGCTGGCGAACCGGCTAAAACGCCAGACGGCGCTGAATCGAGCAAACACCACCATCAACAGCAACGCTCGTCGAGCGATGCCGGTTCGATTGGTGCAGGACAGCACACTTACGCCGGCCGGGGACGACTTCTGTGCCTCGACGGTGGAGGCATTCGTGGGCTCGTGCTGGCACAGATGCTGCTCGAGATAGAGAACCTCTCCGGGACGCCCATCGTGCATCTGTTCGATTGGGTCGCAGGCACCAGCACCGGCGGCATACTGGCACTCGCGTTGGGTGTCGGCAAAACGATGAAACAGTGCATGTGCTTGTACTTACGCATGAAGGACCAGGCGTTCGTCGGCATGCGGCCGTACCCGAGCGATCTGCTCGAGTCGGTGCTGAAGGATCAGCTAGGCGAGTTTACCGTGATGACGGACATCAAGCACCCGCGGCTGATGGTAACGGGTGTGATGGCCGATCGGAAACCGGTCGATTTGCATCTCTTCCGCAACTATGAGTGTGCGAGCGACATCATGGGCATCGTGACACCCTCGAGTAATCGGCGGgagccgccaccaccaccctgcGAACAGCTTGTGTGGCGGGCGGCACGGGCTACCGGTGCCGCTCCTTCCTATTTCCGCGCCTACGGACGCTTCCTGGACGGTGGGCTAATCGCCAACAATCCCACCCTGGACGCCATGACGGAAATTCATGAGCTGAATGCCGCCCTTCACTATACTGGCCGATCGGCCGAGGTAGTTCCG GTATCGGTGGTAGTTTCGCTCGGTACCGGTCTAGCCCCGGTGGTGGATTTGAAGGAAATCGATGTGTTCCGTCCTGGTGGTATATGGGACACGGCCAAACTGGCCTATGGTATTTCTACCATCA CTACACTGCTTGTCGACCAGGCAACGGCATCCGATGGACGCGTGATCGATCGTGCCCGGGCGTGGTGCAGCATGATTGGCGTACCGTATTTCCGGTTCAATCCACAGCTATCGGTAGATATTGCGATGGACGAGAAGATCGACGAGCCGCTGATCAACATGCTCTGGGAGGTGAAAGCGTACATGCACAGCAATCGAAAGCAGGTCATCGAGTTGATCAATCTGCTCAAATAG
- the LOC131265966 gene encoding 85/88 kDa calcium-independent phospholipase A2 isoform X3, with protein MLNALQRFLGGDAPPNKVQEVKNESYVNLPVLQRNETMRLFAPNPNAADKKPVYEIILERPHSETLNTSYSLYRAPTQAAAEEKFEAFHQRLPELVKIVREMYNINGLQKLCDTLIENPSWSLAHVVAFYNLTDYISNPSIIDFLDYAEYSDMLTPLQVAVKANNIEFAKALVVSNYCNLDHLDKNSNSVFHYAASTTKEMINLLTAKSISNLNHCNTDGYTPLHLACLADKPDCVKALLLAGADTNKMARSAGNAYNKAIPTKPSSTGNVADFLVSNPNKLFTQDMKHGGTPLHWSSSREVLNSLIERGCDVNLVNFNGQTPLHVMVARDRLECVVALLAHEAEIDVVDNSGNTPLHIAVEKKLIPIVQCLVVFGADLNKPNKDGKTPRHMVGKDDNGSKEAMILYILHSVGAKRCPEKGSGSGRCPPGCAANGSYNGIPPAQPETSEQREHIQQVLACTSNSKSHRNSVPSLISNTIRASIPEERERSQPKTVDVSQERKGASMMDALLSMFTNKVEAVSKPTSPSASYSSLKGGVANLLGDFDIGDEPMLTDDASASSVAGEPAKTPDGAESSKHHHQQQRSSSDAGSIGAGQHTYAGRGRLLCLDGGGIRGLVLAQMLLEIENLSGTPIVHLFDWVAGTSTGGILALALGVGKTMKQCMCLYLRMKDQAFVGMRPYPSDLLESVLKDQLGEFTVMTDIKHPRLMVTGVMADRKPVDLHLFRNYECASDIMGIVTPSSNRREPPPPPCEQLVWRAARATGAAPSYFRAYGRFLDGGLIANNPTLDAMTEIHELNAALHYTGRSAEVVPVSVVVSLGTGLAPVVDLKEIDVFRPGGIWDTAKLAYGISTITTLLVDQATASDGRVIDRARAWCSMIGVPYFRFNPQLSVDIAMDEKIDEPLINMLWEVKAYMHSNRKQVIELINLLK; from the exons ATGTTGAACG CGCTCCAGCGGTTCCTGGGAGGTGATGCGCCGCCGAACAAAGTACAGGAGGTGAAAAATGAGTCCTACGTCAACCTGCCGGTACTGCAGCGGAACGAAACGATGCGCCTGTTCGCGCCGAATCCGAATGCAGCCGATAAGAAGCCGGTGTATGAAATCATCCTCGAGCGACCGCACTCGGAAACGTTGAACACGTCCTACAG CTTGTATCGCGCACCGACGCAGGCGGCAGCGGAAGAAAAGTTCGAAGCATTCCACCAGCGTCTGCCGGAGTTGGTGAAAATCGTTCGAGAG ATGTACAACATTAATGGCTTGCAGAAGCTGTGCGATACGCTGATCGAAAATCCTTCCTGGTCGCTGGCGCACGTGGTGGCTTTTTACAATCTTACCGACTACATTTCGAATCCTAGTATAATTGATTTTCTCGACTATGCAGAATACTCCGACATGTTGACGCCACTGCAG GTGGCGGTGAAGGcgaataatattgaattcgCTAAAGCGTTGGTGGTATCCAACTACTGCAACCTGGATCACTTGGATAAGAATAGCAACTCCGTGTTCCACTATGCGGCTAGCACAACCAAAGAAATGATCAAT CTTCTGACCGCCAAAAGTATCTCCAACTTAAACCATTGCAACACCGATGGCTACACGCCACTTCATCTGGCCTGTTTGGCCGATAAACCGGACTGCGTGAAGGCGTTGCTGCTGGCCGGGGCAGACACTAACAAAATGGCCCGTAGCGCCGGTAACGCCTACAACAAAGCGATACCAACAA AACCTTCTTCTACAGGTAATGTGGCCGACTTTCTCGTTAGCAATCCGAACAAATTGTTCACACAGGACATGAAGCACGGTGGCACACCGTTGCACTGGAGCTCCAGTCGGGAGGTACTGAATTCTTTGATCGAGCGTGGATGCGACGTGAATTTGGTGAATTTTAATGGCCAAACACCACTTCATGTGATG GTGGCCAGAGACCGTTTGGAATGCGTTGTTGCACTGCTCGCTCACGAGGCGGAGATAGACGTGGTGGACAATTCCGGCAACACTCCGCTGCACATCGCCGTCGAGAAGAAACTCATCCCGATTGTGCAGTGTCTGGTGGTGTTCGGAGCGGACCTCAACAAGCCGAACAAGGACGGGAAAACGCCCCGCCACATGGTCGGCAAGGACGACAACGGATCGAAGGAGGCGATGATACTGTACATTCTGCACTCGGTCGGTGCGAAACGATGTCCGGAAAAGGGCAGTGGTAGCGGCAGGTGTCCACCAGGTTGCGCGGCCAACGGCTCGTATAACGGTATACCGCCGGCCCAGCCGGAAACGAGTGAACAGCGCGAACACATCCAGCAGGTACTGGCATGCACGAGCAACAGCAAGTCGCACCGTAACAGCGTGCCCAGCCTGATCTCGAACACGATCCGAGCTTCCATCCCAGAGGAGCGAGAGCGTAGCCAGCCGAAAACGGTCGACGTCAGCCAGGAGCGGAAGGGGGCGAGCATGATGGATGCGCTGCTGTCAATGTTCACGAACAAAGTGGAAGCTGTCTCGAAGCCGACATCACCTAGTGCATCGTACTCATCGCTGAAAGGTGGCGTGGCGAACTTGCTGGGCGACTTCGATATCGGTGACGAGCCGATGCTGACGGACGATGCAAGCGCTTCCAGTGTTGCTGGCGAACCGGCTAAAACGCCAGACGGCGCTGAATCGAGCAAACACCACCATCAACAGCAACGCTCGTCGAGCGATGCCGGTTCGATTGGTGCAGGACAGCACACTTACGCCGGCCGGGGACGACTTCTGTGCCTCGACGGTGGAGGCATTCGTGGGCTCGTGCTGGCACAGATGCTGCTCGAGATAGAGAACCTCTCCGGGACGCCCATCGTGCATCTGTTCGATTGGGTCGCAGGCACCAGCACCGGCGGCATACTGGCACTCGCGTTGGGTGTCGGCAAAACGATGAAACAGTGCATGTGCTTGTACTTACGCATGAAGGACCAGGCGTTCGTCGGCATGCGGCCGTACCCGAGCGATCTGCTCGAGTCGGTGCTGAAGGATCAGCTAGGCGAGTTTACCGTGATGACGGACATCAAGCACCCGCGGCTGATGGTAACGGGTGTGATGGCCGATCGGAAACCGGTCGATTTGCATCTCTTCCGCAACTATGAGTGTGCGAGCGACATCATGGGCATCGTGACACCCTCGAGTAATCGGCGGgagccgccaccaccaccctgcGAACAGCTTGTGTGGCGGGCGGCACGGGCTACCGGTGCCGCTCCTTCCTATTTCCGCGCCTACGGACGCTTCCTGGACGGTGGGCTAATCGCCAACAATCCCACCCTGGACGCCATGACGGAAATTCATGAGCTGAATGCCGCCCTTCACTATACTGGCCGATCGGCCGAGGTAGTTCCG GTATCGGTGGTAGTTTCGCTCGGTACCGGTCTAGCCCCGGTGGTGGATTTGAAGGAAATCGATGTGTTCCGTCCTGGTGGTATATGGGACACGGCCAAACTGGCCTATGGTATTTCTACCATCA CTACACTGCTTGTCGACCAGGCAACGGCATCCGATGGACGCGTGATCGATCGTGCCCGGGCGTGGTGCAGCATGATTGGCGTACCGTATTTCCGGTTCAATCCACAGCTATCGGTAGATATTGCGATGGACGAGAAGATCGACGAGCCGCTGATCAACATGCTCTGGGAGGTGAAAGCGTACATGCACAGCAATCGAAAGCAGGTCATCGAGTTGATCAATCTGCTCAAATAG